From a single Miscanthus floridulus cultivar M001 chromosome 8, ASM1932011v1, whole genome shotgun sequence genomic region:
- the LOC136476422 gene encoding uncharacterized protein: protein MDPEPFVRLSVGQLGLKLPGKNTSKAAGRLCDCEIRLGGFPVQTAPVPLIHSPAFNLDPFTNAAVFSLDESDLRALAVPGCFRAPQTSCLEVAVYYLARFGASSRCVVVAACRRKRLVGVFRVELASSEWRDGNPVLLHHGWTGIGKGEPRPELHLRVKLEADPRYIFQFDDDIALNPQVVQLHGSIRQPVFSCKFIRDRRPSQSDSLGGGQYWSSSSSEEKDMEMVRRERKGWKVVIHDLSGSAVAAAFMATPFVPAPGGDTVARSNPSAWLIVRADTTGSSDSWQPWGRLEAWRDAAAAASSGKDTVRLRLHLLPDRHDDCVLVSEAPLSSDKGGEFFIDMDRQAPSATAAEHCAASLGAACAGGGFVMSCRVEGEARSSRPFVQLAMRHVTCMEDAAMFVALAAAVDLSVKACRPFRRKPNKKSGSPSPDLLELDT, encoded by the exons ATGGATCCCGAGCCATTTGTGCGGCTCTCAGTCGGGCAGCTCGGTCTGAAGCTCCCCGGCAAGAACACCAGCAAGGCAGCCGGCCGGCTATGCGACTGCGAGATTCGGCTGGGCGGATTCCCGGTGCAGACCGCTCCTGTGCCGCTGATCCACTCCCCGGCGTTCAACCTCGACCCGTTCACCAACGCTGCGGTCTTCTCCCTCGACGAGTCCGACCTCAGGGCGCTGGCGGTGCCGGGGTGCTTCCGGGCCCCGCAGACGTCGTGCCTCGAGGTCGCGGTGTACTACCTGGCCCGCTTCGGCGCTTCTTCTCGctgcgtcgtcgtcgccgcctgcAGGAGGAAGCGGCTGGTCGGCGTGTTCAGGGTGGAGCTCGCGTCGTCGGAGTGGCGGGACGGCAACCCCGTGCTGCTGCACCATGGGTGGACGGGCATCGGCAAGGGGGAGCCCAGGCCGGAGCTCCACCTCAGGGTGAAGCTGGAGGCCGACCCCCGCTACATCTTCCAGTTTGACGACGACATCGCGCTCAACCCGCAGGTGGTCCAGCTCCATGGCAGCATCCGGCAGCCCGTGTTCAGCTGCAAGTTCATCCGCGACAGGCG GCCGTCTCAGAGTGACTCGTTGGGCGGCGGGCAGTACTGGTCGAGCTCCAGCAGCGAGGAGAAGGACATGGAGATGGTGAGGCGGGAGAGGAAGGGCTGGAAGGTGGTGATCCACGACCTGTCCGGCTCGGCTGTCGCCGCGGCGTTCATGGCCACCCCGTTCGTGCCGGCGCCGGGCGGGGACACGGTGGCGCGGTCCAACCCGAGCGCCTGGCTCATCGTGCGCGCCGACACCACGGGGTCCTCGGACAGCTGGCAGCCGTGGGGCCGGCTGGAGGCGTGGCGcgacgctgcggcggcggcgagcagcgGCAAGGACACGGTGCGCCTGCGGCTGCACCTGCTGCCGGACCGCCACGACGACTGCGTGCTCGTGTCGGAGGCGCCCCTGAGCAGCGACAAGGGCGGGGAGTTCTTCATCGACATGGACAGGCAGGCGCCCTCCGCCACGGCCGCGGAGCACTGCGCGGCGAGCCTGGGCGCCGCGTGCGCCGGCGGAGGGTTCGTCATGAGCTGCAGGGTGGAAGGGGAGGCGAGGAGCAGCAGGCCGTTCGTGCAGCTCGCCATGCGCCACGTCACGTGCATGGAGGACGCCGCCATGTTCGTCGCGCTCGCCGCGGCCGTCGACCTCAGCGTCAAGGCGTGCCGCCCGTTCCGGAGGAAGCCGAACAAGAAGTCTGGCTCGCCGTCGCCCGACCTTCTCGAGCTCGACACGTAG
- the LOC136469093 gene encoding uncharacterized protein produces the protein MPSSNRGGETPGGGGSHADGRRVHDHEQPRRPFNFRRRHRSALEWAAAVLFTVLAVVVLVGAVSILVVVLLLQPRAPYVAVRAASLDRLVYDQLGALDDVQISLRVEARNDNAHSAATFSRLECQLAFSGATLVVLRADTFRVPARGALPLAYVAHAQGAPLGNVGSAAMQAALRDGVVPFGVEGEARTRWKVAGLVTINQWTRLACQIRFFWPNGTALAFKCSSKSKFLFF, from the coding sequence ATGCCGTCGTCCAACCGAGGAGGCGAGAcccctggcggcggcggcagccatgCCGATGGCCGGCGCGTCCACGACCACGAGCAGCCTCGGCGGCCGTTCAACTTCAGGAGGAGGCACCGGTCGGCGCTGGAgtgggcggcggcggtgctgttCACGGTGCtggcggtggtggtgctggtgggcgCCGTGTCCATTCTGGTGGTGGTGCTACTGCTGCAACCCCGCGCGCCTTACGTGGCGGTGCGGGCGGCAAGCCTGGACAGGCTGGTGTACGACCAGCTCGGGGCGCTGGACGACGTGCAAATTTCGCTCCGCGTGGAGGCCCGCAACGACAACGCACACTCCGCGGCAACCTTCTCCCGCCTCGAGTGTCAGCTCGCGTTCTCCGGCGCGACTCTCGTGGTCCTCCGCGCCGACACGTTCCGTGTGCCTGCAAGGGGCGCCCTCCCGTTGGCGTACGTGGCGCACGCGCAAGGCGCCCCGCTCGGCAACGTCGGGAGCGCCGCCATGCAGGCCGCGCTCCGCGACGGCGTCGTGCCGTTCGGGGTGGAAGGGGAGGCCAGGACACGCTGGAAGGTCGCCGGACTCGTCACCATCAACCAGTGGACGCGGCTCGCGTGCCAAATCCGCTTCTTCTGGCCCAACGGCACCGCGCTCGCCTTCAAATGCAGCTCCAAGTCTAAGTTTTTATTCTTCTGA